The Acidimicrobiia bacterium genome contains a region encoding:
- the pdxT gene encoding pyridoxal 5'-phosphate synthase glutaminase subunit PdxT: MRVGVLALQGDFREHIAVLESLGTEIVEVRLPEHLDGIQALVFPGGESTTIGLLADRYGLVEPLRDAIADGLPVLGTCAGMIFLATGTTESRPQVQLGVLDVIVQRNAFGRQDMSFEADLTVTGVDGPVRAVFIRAPWIEKYGEAVEVLATVDDHPVMVRQGNILATSFHPEVAGETRVHEMLLGMER; this comes from the coding sequence ATGCGGGTAGGCGTCCTCGCCCTGCAGGGCGATTTCCGCGAGCACATCGCGGTGCTGGAATCCCTCGGCACCGAAATCGTGGAGGTCCGGCTGCCGGAACACCTCGACGGCATCCAGGCCCTCGTCTTTCCGGGCGGGGAGTCGACGACGATCGGTCTGCTCGCCGATCGATACGGCCTGGTCGAGCCGCTGCGTGATGCGATCGCCGACGGACTCCCCGTGCTCGGCACCTGCGCGGGGATGATCTTTCTGGCGACCGGCACCACCGAGTCGCGGCCGCAGGTGCAGCTCGGAGTCCTCGACGTGATCGTCCAGCGCAACGCCTTCGGACGCCAGGACATGTCCTTCGAGGCCGATCTGACGGTCACTGGCGTGGACGGGCCGGTGCGCGCCGTGTTCATTCGGGCTCCCTGGATCGAAAAGTACGGCGAGGCGGTCGAGGTGCTGGCCACCGTCGACGATCACCCGGTGATGGTCCGCCAGGGCAACATCCTGGCCACCTCGTTCCATCCGGAGGTGGCGGGGGAGACCCGGGTGCACGAGATGTTGTTGGGGATGGAGCGATGA
- the pdxS gene encoding pyridoxal 5'-phosphate synthase lyase subunit PdxS: MERGTDRVKRGLADMLKGGVIMDVTNAEQAKLAEEAGAVAVMALERVPADIRRDGGVARMADPTKVEEIMEAVSIPVMAKVRIGHFVEAQIIQALGVDYIDESEVLTPADEAHHVDKWAFTVPFVCGARDLGEALRRIGEGAAMIRTKGEAGTGNVVEAVRHMRTMNDGLRRVHSMDPEQLMGAAKDLGAPFDLVQEVAETGRLPVVNFAAGGLATPADAALMMQLGCDGVFVGSGIFKSGDPAARGRAIVDAVTHFKDPQILAKVSRGLGEPMVGIEIDTLSPEERLQNRGW; this comes from the coding sequence ATGGAGCGCGGAACCGACCGCGTGAAGCGCGGGTTGGCGGACATGCTCAAGGGTGGCGTGATCATGGACGTCACCAACGCCGAGCAGGCGAAGCTCGCCGAGGAGGCTGGAGCGGTCGCCGTCATGGCCCTGGAACGGGTACCTGCCGACATCCGTCGCGACGGCGGAGTGGCCCGCATGGCGGACCCGACGAAGGTCGAAGAGATCATGGAAGCCGTCTCCATCCCGGTGATGGCCAAGGTCCGCATCGGACATTTCGTCGAGGCACAGATCATCCAGGCGCTCGGTGTCGACTACATCGACGAGAGCGAGGTGCTCACACCCGCCGACGAAGCGCATCATGTCGACAAGTGGGCGTTCACCGTGCCCTTCGTGTGCGGTGCCCGCGACCTCGGCGAGGCCCTGCGTCGTATCGGTGAGGGAGCCGCGATGATTCGCACCAAGGGCGAGGCCGGCACCGGCAACGTCGTCGAGGCAGTTCGACACATGCGCACCATGAACGATGGGCTGCGGCGTGTCCACTCGATGGATCCGGAACAGCTGATGGGCGCGGCCAAGGACCTCGGTGCCCCGTTCGATCTGGTCCAGGAGGTGGCGGAGACCGGCCGACTGCCGGTGGTCAACTTCGCCGCCGGCGGGCTGGCCACACCGGCTGATGCCGCCCTCATGATGCAACTCGGTTGTGACGGCGTGTTCGTGGGTTCGGGCATCTTCAAGTCGGGGGACCCGGCGGCCCGCGGTCGGGCCATCGTCGACGCGGTCACCCACTTCAAGGACCCCCAGATCCTCGCCAAGGTGTCCCGAGGGCTCGGCGAGCCGATGGTCGGGATCGAGATCGACACTCTGTCACCCGAGGAACGGCTCCAGAACCGGGGTTGGTGA
- a CDS encoding glycosyltransferase family 4 protein, producing the protein MRVAVVSPYAFDEPGGVQDQVTRIVAWLGAAGHEAWAVAPGGGGPEGTRHVGRYRTVPTNRSRAPVAIDPRVARRVARAVADADVVHLHEPFMPMVSLGTLSAAAPPIVATFHANPEGAARRAYRLARPMLRRLGGRIAVATAVSAVAAAAVEGVVSVRIIPNGIDLEDYRPGDDPRPRSGVLFIGRDEPRKGLDVLLQAWPLIRSRHPGVELTVVGAVRESGPEGVTFLGRVADDRKRELLASASVLAVPNLGGESFGIVGLEGLASGCAVVASDLDAFRAVCADAALYARTGDPVDLASTVNILLGDPTLRVDLGGRALRRSRQFGRGVVLGAYLLAYEDALAARR; encoded by the coding sequence ATGCGGGTCGCCGTCGTTTCTCCGTATGCCTTCGACGAGCCTGGAGGCGTGCAGGATCAGGTGACGAGGATCGTCGCCTGGCTGGGCGCCGCCGGTCACGAGGCCTGGGCGGTCGCTCCGGGCGGCGGGGGACCGGAGGGCACCCGACACGTCGGTCGCTATCGGACCGTCCCGACCAACCGGTCGCGGGCTCCGGTGGCCATCGATCCGAGGGTGGCCCGTCGGGTGGCCCGGGCCGTGGCCGACGCCGACGTCGTGCACCTCCACGAGCCGTTCATGCCGATGGTCTCTCTGGGGACCCTGTCGGCCGCGGCACCGCCGATCGTCGCCACTTTCCACGCCAATCCGGAGGGAGCCGCTCGACGGGCCTACCGGCTGGCTCGTCCGATGCTGCGGCGCCTCGGCGGTCGGATCGCGGTGGCGACCGCGGTGAGCGCCGTCGCCGCCGCCGCGGTAGAGGGTGTCGTGTCAGTCCGCATCATCCCCAACGGCATCGACCTCGAGGACTATCGCCCCGGCGACGATCCTCGGCCCCGGTCCGGGGTGCTGTTCATCGGTCGGGACGAGCCTCGTAAGGGCCTCGACGTCCTGCTCCAGGCATGGCCGCTGATCCGTAGCCGCCACCCGGGCGTCGAGCTGACCGTCGTCGGGGCCGTTCGGGAGTCGGGTCCCGAAGGCGTCACGTTCCTGGGTCGCGTCGCCGACGACCGGAAGCGGGAGCTGCTCGCCTCGGCTTCCGTGCTGGCGGTACCCAACCTGGGCGGAGAGAGTTTCGGCATCGTGGGACTCGAGGGTCTCGCTTCGGGGTGCGCCGTCGTTGCCTCGGATCTCGACGCCTTCCGGGCCGTGTGTGCCGACGCCGCCTTGTACGCCAGGACGGGGGACCCGGTGGACCTGGCGTCGACGGTCAACATCCTCCTCGGCGACCCGACGCTGCGCGTCGACCTGGGAGGGCGCGCCTTGCGACGGTCGCGCCAATTCGGTCGCGGCGTCGTGCTCGGTGCGTACCTGCTGGCCTACGAGGATGCCCTCGCCGCCCGCCGCTGA
- a CDS encoding CDP-alcohol phosphatidyltransferase family protein codes for MLDLLARKRVSRAVDPFARLVSRVGLTPTMITLLGFVISLVGAFLIGSGRLAIGALVVGFGALLDVLDGVLARLTGAETRRGALLDSFTDRLGEVAMWTGLAYHLGTVPDPTLVTVSIVAVCGALLVPFLRAKAESDGVEGRGGLFGRAERLLVFGFGVGLSGFGLPTLHGAVWILAVGTWLTVGLRFRIIWRQLGE; via the coding sequence TTGCTCGACCTATTAGCGCGAAAGAGGGTTTCTCGGGCCGTCGACCCGTTCGCTCGGCTCGTCTCCAGAGTCGGTCTGACCCCCACGATGATCACGCTGCTCGGCTTCGTGATCTCACTCGTCGGCGCCTTCCTCATCGGCTCCGGGAGGCTGGCCATCGGCGCTCTTGTGGTGGGCTTCGGCGCATTGCTCGACGTGCTCGACGGGGTACTGGCCCGGCTCACCGGAGCCGAGACGAGGCGGGGGGCACTCCTCGATTCGTTCACCGACCGCCTCGGCGAGGTGGCCATGTGGACCGGACTGGCCTACCACCTCGGCACGGTTCCCGACCCGACGCTGGTGACGGTGTCGATCGTCGCGGTGTGCGGCGCCCTGCTGGTTCCGTTCCTCCGCGCCAAGGCCGAGTCCGACGGCGTGGAGGGTCGCGGTGGTCTGTTCGGCCGTGCCGAGCGCTTGCTCGTCTTCGGGTTCGGGGTCGGACTCTCCGGTTTCGGGCTGCCGACCCTGCATGGCGCCGTGTGGATCCTCGCCGTGGGCACCTGGCTCACGGTGGGGCTGCGGTTCCGCATCATCTGGCGGCAGCTCGGCGAGTGA
- the fusA gene encoding elongation factor G, translated as MGSDQVRNVVLVGHSGAGKTTLAEALLHVAGITSRMGRVEDGNTVTDFETEEVDRGSSVSLAMAPLDWRGHRINLIDTPGISDFIGEVRAALRAADLALFVVSGVDGVEVQTEEIWRLAGDEGIARAVFVNKLDRERSDYRRVVSQLKAIFGNRIAPLWVPIGQEASLRGIATLGRGVAHTYEGGLKATQSEVPDEIHAEVEAGHVALVEAIVETDEAMLEAYLDGTEPGPDELIRGMHRGMVGGEAFPVLCGSATELIGIDRLAQFIVDYGPRPSERPHPPTVSGEPLPDTGTVAYVFKTMSDPYVGRISLFRVFRGEVTLDMDLHNPQRSVTGRMHHVFTMRGKEHTEISKVEEGQIAAVGKLEATLAGDTLRSPSLDVVIEPVPMPAPAMSLAISPRSAHDEEKLSTALQRVVDGDPTLRVDRNVVTNETILSGQGDAHLEVSIDRLAHRFGVEVDTSLPRIPYRETIRGTADVEGKHKKQSGGRGQFGVANVRFEPLPTGSGYEFVNETKGGSIPKQYLPAVDKGIKEALDRGILAGYPVVDVRATVYDGKYHAVDSDELSFRMAGIMAVREAATKLDAGLLEPVMRVTVRVPEDLMGDVIGDLNSKRGRVLGMDADGGGRVITVEVPLAEMQRYSIDLRSITSGRGSFTMELARYEEAPPHETQKVIAAAQENA; from the coding sequence ATGGGTTCGGATCAGGTGAGAAACGTCGTCCTCGTCGGCCACAGCGGCGCCGGCAAGACCACTCTCGCCGAGGCTCTGCTCCACGTCGCTGGCATCACCAGCCGCATGGGACGCGTCGAGGATGGCAACACCGTCACCGACTTCGAAACCGAGGAAGTCGACCGGGGATCATCGGTCAGTCTGGCCATGGCCCCCCTCGATTGGCGGGGACACCGGATAAACCTCATCGACACCCCGGGGATCTCGGACTTCATCGGTGAGGTACGCGCCGCCCTGCGCGCCGCCGACCTCGCGCTGTTCGTGGTGTCGGGTGTCGACGGCGTCGAGGTGCAGACCGAGGAGATCTGGCGGCTGGCCGGCGACGAGGGCATCGCCCGCGCCGTGTTCGTCAACAAGCTCGACCGCGAGCGCAGCGACTATCGCCGCGTCGTCTCCCAGCTCAAGGCGATCTTCGGCAACCGGATCGCGCCGCTCTGGGTTCCGATCGGCCAGGAGGCATCCCTCCGCGGCATCGCCACGCTGGGTCGCGGGGTCGCCCACACCTACGAAGGCGGCCTCAAGGCGACCCAGAGTGAGGTCCCCGACGAGATCCACGCCGAGGTCGAAGCGGGCCACGTGGCGCTCGTGGAGGCGATCGTGGAAACCGACGAGGCGATGCTCGAGGCATACCTCGACGGCACCGAGCCGGGGCCAGACGAGCTCATCAGGGGGATGCACCGCGGCATGGTCGGCGGGGAGGCCTTCCCCGTCCTCTGTGGCTCGGCGACCGAACTGATCGGCATCGACCGCCTCGCCCAGTTCATCGTCGACTACGGGCCCAGGCCGTCCGAGCGTCCTCATCCGCCCACCGTCTCCGGCGAGCCCCTCCCCGACACCGGGACGGTCGCCTACGTCTTCAAGACGATGTCGGACCCCTACGTCGGCCGCATCTCGTTGTTCCGGGTGTTCCGCGGTGAGGTCACCCTCGACATGGACCTGCACAACCCGCAGCGGTCGGTCACCGGTCGCATGCACCATGTGTTCACCATGCGCGGCAAGGAGCACACCGAGATCTCCAAGGTCGAGGAAGGCCAGATCGCCGCCGTCGGCAAACTCGAGGCCACCCTCGCCGGCGACACCCTGCGATCGCCATCGCTGGACGTGGTCATCGAGCCGGTACCGATGCCGGCGCCGGCCATGTCCCTGGCCATCTCCCCGCGCTCCGCGCACGACGAGGAGAAGCTGTCCACGGCCCTCCAGCGGGTCGTCGATGGCGACCCCACACTCCGGGTGGACCGCAACGTGGTCACCAACGAGACCATCCTGTCCGGCCAGGGTGATGCCCACCTCGAAGTGTCGATCGACCGGCTCGCCCATCGCTTCGGCGTCGAAGTCGATACCAGCCTGCCCCGGATCCCCTATCGGGAGACGATCAGGGGTACCGCCGACGTCGAAGGCAAGCACAAGAAGCAGTCGGGTGGGCGGGGACAGTTCGGTGTGGCCAACGTTCGTTTCGAGCCGCTCCCGACCGGCAGCGGATACGAGTTCGTCAACGAGACCAAGGGCGGCTCGATTCCGAAGCAGTATCTCCCCGCCGTGGACAAGGGCATCAAGGAGGCGCTCGACCGGGGCATCCTCGCCGGATATCCGGTGGTGGACGTTCGCGCCACCGTCTACGACGGCAAGTACCACGCCGTGGACTCGGACGAGCTCTCCTTCCGAATGGCGGGGATAATGGCGGTCCGAGAGGCCGCCACGAAGCTCGACGCCGGACTCCTCGAGCCGGTGATGCGGGTCACCGTCCGGGTGCCCGAGGATCTGATGGGCGACGTCATCGGAGACCTCAACTCGAAGCGGGGCCGTGTACTCGGGATGGATGCCGACGGTGGCGGCCGCGTCATCACCGTCGAGGTGCCGCTGGCCGAGATGCAGCGCTACTCGATCGACCTGCGGTCGATCACCAGCGGACGCGGGTCGTTCACGATGGAGCTCGCCCGCTACGAAGAGGCGCCGCCGCACGAGACGCAGAAGGTGATCGCAGCAGCCCAGGAGAACGCATGA
- a CDS encoding citrate synthase: protein MTKDRSARLDFEGRTIDLPYVEPTLGFPGVDVSNLRDEAGLLALDYGFANTAGTRSGVSFVDGGAGKLLYRGYPIEQLADKATFLEVAYLLFHGELPSADELERYRHAVTVHTLLNEEMKPLFDAFPRRAHPMAILSSATNAMSTFYPEFQDPTDPHAVEQAALRLIAKIPTVAAFAYKKSMGQQYRYPHNDLDYAANFLHMMFSLPVEEYRVDPVMAKALDVLLILHADHGQNCSTSTVRLVGSSRANLFTSVAAGMSALWGPLHGGANQAVVEMLERIADDGGDYAKYVAKAKDPDDPFRLWGFGHRVYKNYDPRARILKQFASDILERGSVDDALLDIAKGLEQVALEDDYFIERRLYPNVDFYSGLMFRALGFPTHMFTVLFAMGRLPGWIAQWREMSLDPESRIGRPRQIYNGPQARDYPTS from the coding sequence ATGACCAAAGACCGCTCCGCCCGACTCGACTTCGAAGGTCGGACCATCGACCTCCCATACGTGGAGCCGACCCTCGGCTTTCCCGGCGTCGACGTCTCGAACCTCCGTGACGAAGCCGGCCTGCTGGCGCTCGACTACGGCTTCGCCAACACCGCGGGGACCCGCAGCGGCGTCTCGTTCGTGGACGGTGGCGCCGGCAAGCTCCTGTATCGGGGCTACCCGATCGAGCAACTCGCCGACAAAGCCACCTTCCTGGAGGTCGCCTACCTGCTCTTTCACGGGGAGCTTCCCTCGGCCGACGAACTGGAGCGCTACCGCCACGCCGTGACGGTGCACACGCTGCTCAACGAGGAGATGAAGCCGTTGTTCGACGCCTTCCCGCGCCGGGCTCATCCGATGGCGATCCTCTCGTCGGCGACCAACGCCATGTCGACCTTCTACCCCGAGTTCCAGGATCCCACCGACCCACACGCGGTGGAGCAGGCGGCACTGCGCCTCATCGCCAAGATCCCGACCGTCGCCGCCTTCGCCTACAAGAAGTCGATGGGACAGCAGTACCGCTACCCGCACAACGACCTCGACTACGCGGCGAACTTCCTGCACATGATGTTCTCGCTCCCCGTCGAGGAGTACCGCGTGGATCCGGTGATGGCCAAGGCGCTCGACGTGTTGCTCATCCTCCACGCTGATCACGGCCAGAACTGCTCGACCTCGACGGTGCGCCTCGTCGGGTCGAGCCGGGCGAACCTGTTCACCTCGGTGGCCGCCGGGATGAGCGCCCTGTGGGGACCCCTCCACGGTGGGGCCAACCAGGCGGTCGTGGAGATGCTGGAGCGGATCGCCGACGACGGCGGCGACTACGCCAAGTACGTGGCCAAGGCGAAGGATCCCGACGACCCCTTCCGGCTGTGGGGCTTCGGGCATCGCGTCTACAAGAACTACGACCCGCGAGCCCGCATCCTCAAACAGTTCGCCTCGGACATCCTGGAGCGGGGCTCGGTCGACGACGCCCTGCTCGACATCGCCAAGGGACTCGAGCAGGTGGCCCTGGAAGACGACTACTTCATCGAGCGGCGGCTGTACCCCAACGTGGACTTCTACTCGGGTCTCATGTTCCGGGCGCTCGGCTTCCCGACCCACATGTTCACCGTGCTGTTCGCCATGGGTCGGCTCCCCGGCTGGATTGCCCAGTGGCGCGAGATGAGCCTGGACCCCGAATCCCGGATCGGGCGCCCCCGCCAGATCTACAACGGCCCCCAGGCGAGGGACTACCCGACTTCGTAG